The Cellulophaga sp. L1A9 genome window below encodes:
- a CDS encoding DUF6503 family protein, which yields MRLVLISLVVTLFFSCKDTKKKEQTSEPVKETTEKVSATESKMDYPEDFMKVLEAHGGIATWKAQKTLTFVKPNDKGFEHYTIDLHTRNEKVVSEEVERGNEGDKTWVLDPENNFKGDAVFYKNLYFYFYAMPFVLADKGINYTNTEALEVDGVSYPGVKVSFDQGVGTSPKDNYYLHYDPTTNQMAWLGYTVTYRTGEKSDKISWIHYNDWTEVSGLKLPKSISWHKAEGNKIMDVAKTVVFDNATLSEKGMENGYYAKPESATYVTRKES from the coding sequence ATGCGCTTAGTACTTATTTCGTTAGTTGTAACTCTCTTTTTCTCGTGTAAAGACACTAAAAAGAAAGAACAAACTTCCGAACCCGTAAAGGAAACTACAGAAAAAGTTTCTGCAACAGAAAGTAAGATGGATTATCCAGAAGACTTCATGAAAGTATTAGAAGCACATGGCGGTATTGCTACATGGAAAGCTCAAAAGACCTTGACTTTTGTTAAGCCAAATGATAAAGGTTTTGAGCACTATACTATTGATTTGCATACTAGAAATGAAAAAGTAGTTTCTGAAGAAGTAGAAAGAGGAAATGAGGGAGATAAAACGTGGGTTTTAGATCCTGAGAATAATTTTAAAGGTGATGCCGTTTTTTATAAGAACTTATATTTTTATTTTTACGCGATGCCTTTTGTGTTGGCGGATAAAGGGATTAATTATACGAATACAGAAGCATTAGAAGTAGACGGGGTGTCTTACCCAGGTGTAAAAGTTAGCTTTGATCAAGGTGTAGGTACTTCGCCAAAAGATAATTACTATTTGCATTATGATCCAACAACAAACCAAATGGCTTGGCTGGGATATACGGTAACCTATAGAACAGGAGAGAAATCTGATAAAATCAGTTGGATTCATTATAATGATTGGACAGAGGTTTCAGGATTAAAACTACCAAAATCTATTTCTTGGCATAAAGCCGAAGGCAATAAAATTATGGATGTGGCTAAAACCGTAGTTTTTGACAATGCTACCCTTTCAGAAAAAGGAATGGAAAATGGCTATTATGCTAAGCCAGAATCTGCTACCTATGTTACCCGTAAGGAATCTTAA
- a CDS encoding MoaD/ThiS family protein, which produces MKVLLFGIAKDIIGASEFEVPAQPKQPSTVKELKDVLVVLFPEFDKLSSFAIAVNSEYADENVFLNSHDEIAIIPPVSGG; this is translated from the coding sequence ATGAAAGTTTTATTATTCGGGATAGCAAAAGACATTATTGGAGCTTCTGAGTTTGAAGTTCCTGCACAACCAAAACAACCTTCAACCGTAAAAGAGTTAAAGGATGTTTTGGTTGTTTTGTTTCCGGAATTTGACAAACTATCTTCTTTTGCGATCGCGGTAAATAGTGAATATGCAGACGAGAATGTTTTTTTGAATTCTCATGATGAGATTGCTATAATTCCTCCAGTGAGTGGGGGCTAG
- the moaA gene encoding GTP 3',8-cyclase MoaA — protein sequence MLVDNHNRTINYLRLAVTDRCNLRCNYCMPSEGINFAENDKLFTIEELITLSQILVSQGITKIRITGGEPFVRKDLMVLLRELSKMDALEDISITTNATVIGPYISELKTLGIKNINVSMDAITKDVFEKITRRKQYDIVYENIIRLITEGFNVRINCIALEGQNIDEIIPMLDLAKHHNVCVRYLEEMPFNGGSKKFTAITWDYKQILAHIAEAYPDYYQLESPKTSTSVNYKIPGFVGTFGVIPSFTRTFCGSCNRLRISATGDIITCLYAKASSNLIAALRGDNSEEKVKENILKAVGSRAKTGFEAQEKYKGVFSNSMTSIGG from the coding sequence ATGTTGGTAGACAATCACAATAGAACTATTAATTACCTGCGATTGGCGGTTACAGACCGTTGTAACTTACGCTGTAATTATTGTATGCCGTCAGAAGGGATAAATTTTGCGGAGAATGACAAGCTTTTTACTATTGAAGAATTAATTACACTAAGTCAGATCTTAGTTTCGCAAGGCATAACAAAAATTAGAATTACCGGCGGAGAACCTTTTGTTCGTAAAGATCTAATGGTTTTACTTCGAGAACTTTCTAAAATGGATGCGCTAGAGGATATTTCAATCACCACGAACGCTACCGTAATTGGCCCCTATATTTCAGAGTTAAAAACATTAGGTATTAAAAATATCAATGTAAGCATGGATGCGATTACAAAAGATGTTTTCGAGAAAATTACACGACGTAAGCAATACGATATTGTGTATGAAAATATTATCCGTTTAATTACAGAAGGCTTTAATGTTCGGATCAATTGTATCGCTTTAGAAGGTCAGAATATAGACGAGATTATTCCAATGTTAGATTTAGCAAAACACCATAATGTTTGTGTTCGGTATTTAGAAGAAATGCCCTTTAACGGTGGATCTAAAAAATTTACGGCCATTACTTGGGATTACAAGCAAATTTTAGCGCATATAGCAGAAGCGTATCCGGATTACTATCAATTAGAATCACCAAAAACATCAACTTCAGTTAATTATAAGATTCCTGGATTTGTCGGAACTTTTGGAGTGATTCCGTCTTTTACTAGAACATTTTGTGGGTCTTGCAACCGATTAAGGATTTCTGCAACAGGGGATATCATTACGTGTTTGTACGCTAAAGCCAGTAGTAATTTAATTGCTGCTTTGCGGGGTGATAATTCAGAGGAAAAAGTAAAAGAAAATATTTTAAAAGCGGTAGGCAGCAGAGCTAAAACTGGTTTTGAAGCACAAGAAAAATATAAAGGAGTTTTTTCAAACTCTATGACTTCAATAGGAGGATAA
- the moaC gene encoding cyclic pyranopterin monophosphate synthase MoaC, with protein sequence MENKLSHIDDSGNAAMVDVSQKEISTRVAIATGEVVFPQEVFNTLSAQDFLGKKGSIIQTAVIAGIQAVKRTADLIPLCHQLSLSKIAIDIQPKGASLQISCTVKCNERTGVEMEALTGVTVSALTIYDMCKALSQDITITNVQLAKKTGGKNDFKR encoded by the coding sequence ATGGAAAATAAATTATCGCATATAGATGATTCAGGAAATGCAGCAATGGTTGATGTTTCTCAAAAAGAAATTTCAACAAGAGTTGCTATAGCCACGGGAGAAGTTGTTTTTCCGCAGGAGGTGTTTAATACGCTGTCTGCACAAGATTTTTTGGGTAAAAAAGGCAGTATTATCCAAACCGCAGTGATTGCAGGAATTCAAGCTGTGAAAAGAACAGCAGATTTAATTCCACTTTGTCATCAGTTGTCATTATCAAAAATAGCTATAGATATCCAACCTAAGGGTGCAAGTTTACAGATATCATGTACCGTAAAATGTAACGAACGTACAGGTGTAGAGATGGAGGCATTAACTGGAGTTACCGTAAGTGCCCTGACCATTTATGATATGTGTAAAGCATTGTCTCAAGATATTACTATTACCAATGTACAATTAGCTAAAAAAACAGGAGGGAAAAATGACTTCAAAAGGTAA
- a CDS encoding NTP transferase domain-containing protein, protein MTSKGKLYGLVLSGGKSTRMGNDKSVIAYHGIPQREYIYKRLSEVCDETFMSIRKDQADEISEDFQVITDEDTFKGPFNGILSAHEKYPDVAWLVLACDLPLIDVPSLKELITARDTTRLATAFALRENPLPEPLCAIWEAEGLKASVLYMNTQQGSCPRKFLIHNEVALVFPSDEKVLLNANSKTEYEEALKIVAQ, encoded by the coding sequence ATGACTTCAAAAGGTAAACTTTACGGATTAGTATTATCAGGAGGGAAAAGTACCCGAATGGGAAATGATAAAAGCGTCATTGCCTATCACGGAATTCCACAACGCGAGTATATTTATAAGCGCTTATCGGAGGTTTGTGATGAAACGTTTATGAGTATCCGAAAAGATCAGGCTGATGAAATCTCAGAAGATTTTCAAGTCATTACTGATGAAGATACGTTTAAAGGTCCGTTTAACGGAATCTTATCCGCGCATGAAAAGTACCCCGATGTAGCTTGGTTGGTGCTCGCGTGTGATTTGCCGTTAATTGATGTTCCGTCTTTGAAAGAATTAATAACAGCTAGAGATACTACAAGGTTAGCCACGGCATTTGCATTGAGGGAAAATCCGCTTCCAGAACCTTTGTGTGCCATTTGGGAGGCAGAAGGATTAAAAGCATCTGTACTTTATATGAATACACAGCAAGGGAGTTGTCCACGAAAATTTCTAATACATAATGAAGTTGCACTTGTTTTTCCTTCAGATGAAAAAGTATTGCTTAATGCAAATTCTAAAACAGAATACGAAGAAGCTTTAAAAATAGTTGCACAGTAA
- a CDS encoding HesA/MoeB/ThiF family protein yields the protein MSLERYSRQTQLKEFGLEAQKKLSTAKVLVIGAGGLGVPALTYLNAMGVGTLGIVDSDVVSLSNLHRQVSYYENEVGEPKVTSLIKKLQAQNSETNLIAHHTFLTTENALELIAQYDLVLDASDNFPTRYLVNDACVILKKPFVYGALHSFEGQVSVFNFQDGPTYRCIFPTMPNPAEIPNCNENGVLGVVPGIIGNLQALEVVKVITGIGEVLSGKFLLFDGLSQNYQKINFKKVAGNDAITQLKDAYEFSCEIGQNSISTQELALLLKSEDLQLIDVRTEAEYDQFHLEESIHIPLADLESKVDTINYSKEIYVICQSGIRSQKAIHLIAAIKPNATLINVEGGINKLNRYALR from the coding sequence ATGAGTTTAGAACGCTATTCAAGACAAACACAATTAAAAGAATTTGGTTTAGAGGCGCAAAAGAAGCTTTCTACTGCTAAAGTTTTAGTAATTGGAGCTGGTGGTTTAGGTGTTCCTGCATTAACCTATTTAAATGCTATGGGAGTGGGCACCTTAGGGATTGTAGATAGTGATGTGGTAAGCTTGTCTAATTTACACCGGCAAGTGAGTTATTATGAAAATGAAGTAGGGGAACCTAAAGTAACTTCTCTAATTAAAAAATTACAAGCCCAAAACTCAGAAACCAATCTAATAGCGCATCATACCTTTCTTACAACAGAAAATGCCCTTGAACTTATAGCTCAGTATGATCTAGTTCTTGATGCTTCTGATAATTTCCCTACCCGTTATTTGGTAAATGATGCCTGCGTTATTCTTAAAAAGCCTTTTGTGTATGGCGCCTTACATAGCTTTGAAGGGCAGGTTAGTGTCTTTAATTTTCAAGACGGACCAACATACAGATGTATTTTTCCAACAATGCCAAATCCAGCAGAGATTCCTAATTGTAATGAAAATGGTGTTTTAGGAGTAGTACCTGGAATTATAGGAAATCTGCAAGCTTTAGAGGTAGTAAAAGTTATTACTGGAATTGGTGAAGTGCTCTCTGGTAAATTTTTATTATTTGATGGGCTATCTCAGAACTATCAAAAAATAAACTTTAAAAAAGTAGCAGGTAACGATGCCATCACGCAGTTAAAAGACGCCTATGAGTTTAGTTGTGAAATAGGCCAGAATTCGATTTCTACTCAAGAATTAGCACTACTTCTAAAGAGCGAAGACTTACAATTGATAGACGTTCGTACCGAAGCAGAATATGACCAATTTCATTTAGAAGAATCCATACATATTCCTTTAGCAGATTTAGAAAGTAAGGTAGATACTATTAATTATTCAAAAGAAATTTATGTTATCTGTCAATCTGGAATCCGGAGTCAGAAAGCTATACATTTAATTGCAGCCATTAAACCAAATGCTACGCTTATTAATGTAGAAGGTGGTATTAATAAACTGAATAGGTATGCTCTTAGATAG
- a CDS encoding sulfite exporter TauE/SafE family protein, which yields MLLDSTHLILLCLGFFIIATLYSSVGFGGGSSYLALLTLFLPSFFAIRSIALICNLVVVSGSTYLYFKHGHAKIKDFIPFVITSIPLAFIGASFKLNERVFFIILGLSLVLSALALAGQTFTKKKEAKDVKEYSSYFSYIMGGVIGFLSGLVGIGGGIFLAPVLNHFKWNTALKIAALASFFILVNSISGLLGLLNSGTIALPWRETLFLVIAVFLGGQLGIRLSLKKLTPNNIKRLTALLVFIVGIRVLLKNGLNVL from the coding sequence ATGCTCTTAGATAGTACACATCTTATACTACTTTGTTTAGGTTTTTTTATCATTGCAACGCTATATTCCTCCGTTGGTTTTGGTGGAGGTTCTAGTTATTTGGCTTTATTGACGTTATTCTTACCTAGTTTTTTTGCCATCCGTTCTATTGCTTTGATTTGTAATTTGGTGGTAGTTAGTGGTAGTACTTATTTGTATTTTAAACATGGTCACGCCAAAATTAAAGATTTTATTCCCTTTGTAATTACAAGCATACCTTTAGCATTTATTGGAGCATCATTTAAGTTGAATGAGCGCGTTTTTTTTATTATTCTAGGACTGTCTCTAGTGCTTTCTGCCTTAGCTTTGGCTGGGCAGACTTTTACTAAAAAGAAAGAAGCGAAAGATGTAAAAGAATACTCAAGCTATTTTAGTTATATCATGGGGGGTGTCATTGGCTTTCTTTCGGGTTTGGTGGGCATTGGTGGAGGTATTTTTTTAGCTCCAGTGTTAAATCATTTTAAATGGAATACGGCACTGAAAATTGCAGCTTTGGCAAGTTTTTTTATTTTAGTAAATTCTATTTCTGGTTTATTAGGATTATTAAATAGCGGAACAATAGCTTTGCCTTGGAGAGAAACTTTATTTTTAGTAATAGCTGTTTTTCTGGGCGGGCAATTAGGAATACGATTAAGTTTAAAAAAATTAACGCCCAATAACATAAAGCGATTGACGGCTTTATTAGTGTTTATTGTTGGAATACGAGTTTTACTTAAAAATGGATTGAACGTACTATGA
- a CDS encoding molybdopterin molybdotransferase MoeA — MITYEEAFRRVMLYTKDFGTVSVPLMESVNCVLAETIHADRDFPPFNRSTKDGIALQHSAFETNEQTFKIEGVIGAGIPQQRLKHPTSCLEIMTGAVLPEHADTVVMYEDIIIKDGYATIHTAPTKGQNIHVQGSDKKEGTVLLEKGIRISASEIGVLAAVGKVNVEVQKTPTVCVISTGDELVSVSETPKPHQIRTSNVLSLKAALIKENIAATHLHLNDDKAVIESAIMEALKEYDVLLLSGGVSKGKFDFIPEVMDELGVEKVFHKVLQRPGKPFWFGVHEEYETIVFSFPGNPVSTFSNYYVYFSPWLKNSMGLGVRDRFVILTDDVEMHLVLTLYIPVFLEWEGATLMARPIQNNGSGDLTSLAEIDGFICLPPGETSYKKGDQVHFIPSK, encoded by the coding sequence ATGATTACATATGAAGAGGCTTTTAGGCGCGTAATGTTATACACTAAAGATTTTGGGACGGTTAGCGTGCCATTGATGGAAAGTGTAAATTGTGTATTGGCAGAAACTATTCATGCGGATAGAGATTTTCCGCCATTTAACAGGTCTACTAAAGATGGTATAGCATTACAACATAGTGCCTTTGAAACAAATGAGCAAACTTTTAAAATAGAAGGGGTTATTGGTGCAGGGATTCCGCAACAACGTCTAAAGCATCCAACATCTTGCTTGGAAATTATGACAGGAGCTGTATTGCCAGAACATGCAGATACTGTTGTGATGTATGAGGACATTATTATTAAGGACGGCTATGCAACAATACATACCGCACCTACAAAAGGCCAAAATATCCATGTTCAAGGGAGTGATAAGAAGGAAGGTACTGTTTTATTGGAGAAAGGAATACGAATATCAGCTTCTGAGATTGGTGTTTTAGCTGCTGTAGGTAAAGTTAATGTTGAGGTACAAAAGACACCCACCGTTTGTGTAATTTCTACAGGCGATGAATTGGTTTCTGTTTCGGAAACGCCTAAACCACATCAAATACGCACCTCTAATGTATTGTCCTTAAAAGCAGCATTAATTAAAGAAAATATAGCAGCTACGCACTTGCATTTAAATGATGATAAAGCAGTTATTGAAAGTGCTATTATGGAGGCACTTAAAGAGTATGATGTACTCCTATTAAGTGGCGGAGTATCTAAAGGGAAATTTGATTTTATCCCTGAAGTTATGGATGAATTAGGTGTAGAAAAGGTTTTTCATAAAGTATTGCAACGACCGGGTAAACCATTTTGGTTTGGTGTTCATGAGGAGTATGAAACCATTGTATTCTCTTTTCCAGGGAACCCAGTATCTACTTTTTCTAACTACTATGTATACTTTTCTCCTTGGTTAAAAAATTCTATGGGATTAGGGGTAAGAGATCGTTTTGTTATTTTAACTGATGATGTAGAAATGCATTTGGTGCTCACGCTTTATATTCCTGTTTTTTTAGAATGGGAAGGCGCTACGTTAATGGCGAGACCTATCCAAAATAATGGTTCAGGAGATTTAACTTCTTTGGCAGAAATAGATGGGTTTATTTGTTTGCCCCCTGGGGAAACTAGCTATAAAAAAGGAGATCAGGTTCATTTTATACCCTCAAAATAA
- a CDS encoding amidohydrolase family protein — MKKITYILVLLCATSLSFAQQTPAPAQTEAITIEGATAHLGNGKVIENSLLMFEDGKITFVGDAKMKIARKGNVINATGKHMYPGFIAPAKSLGLVEVDAVRASDDQDEIGDMIPHIRSLIAYNAESKVIESMRPNGVLLGQIAPQGGRISGTSSIVQFDAWNWEDAAVKVDDGIHMNWPNSFKQGRWWMGEERGFKPNEKYAEELDEIATFFKNSMAYGKAPAPEMNLAFKAMNGLFDGSQKLYIYTDGEKEIIDAVTLAKANGVKEIVIVGGYQAYKITNFLKENNIAVLINFTHNNPNFEDDDYDLPYKNPKLLFDAGVLVGIQNASAANFQTRNLPFYAGQTVGQGLDKEAALQLITGNNAKILGIDADYGTLEVGKSATLFISEGDALDTRSNQLSHAYIDGRDLSLETHQTELWKRYMGKYEGKK, encoded by the coding sequence ATGAAAAAAATAACATATATACTCGTATTACTATGTGCCACATCACTCAGTTTTGCACAGCAGACTCCTGCACCTGCACAAACTGAAGCGATTACTATTGAAGGCGCTACCGCACACTTGGGTAATGGAAAAGTGATTGAAAATTCACTGCTAATGTTTGAGGATGGTAAAATTACATTTGTAGGTGATGCCAAAATGAAAATTGCCCGTAAAGGAAACGTAATTAACGCTACAGGAAAACATATGTACCCTGGTTTTATTGCTCCTGCCAAATCTTTAGGTTTGGTGGAAGTAGATGCCGTACGTGCCAGTGATGACCAAGATGAAATAGGAGATATGATTCCTCACATCCGAAGTCTAATTGCCTACAATGCAGAATCTAAAGTAATTGAAAGCATGCGCCCAAATGGAGTACTTCTTGGACAGATTGCTCCACAAGGGGGCCGTATTTCAGGAACTTCATCTATCGTGCAATTTGATGCATGGAACTGGGAAGATGCTGCTGTAAAAGTAGACGATGGAATTCACATGAACTGGCCTAACTCCTTTAAGCAAGGTCGTTGGTGGATGGGTGAAGAACGTGGTTTTAAGCCCAATGAGAAATATGCTGAAGAACTAGATGAGATCGCTACATTCTTTAAGAACTCTATGGCGTACGGTAAAGCTCCTGCCCCTGAAATGAACCTAGCTTTTAAAGCAATGAACGGATTATTTGATGGCAGTCAAAAACTTTATATCTATACGGATGGTGAGAAAGAAATTATTGATGCAGTAACATTGGCTAAAGCTAATGGGGTAAAAGAAATTGTAATCGTTGGTGGATACCAGGCTTATAAAATTACCAATTTCCTGAAAGAAAACAACATTGCTGTTTTAATCAATTTTACCCACAACAATCCAAATTTTGAAGATGATGATTATGATCTACCTTACAAGAATCCAAAGTTATTATTTGACGCTGGAGTATTAGTAGGAATTCAAAATGCTTCTGCTGCAAATTTTCAAACGAGAAACTTACCTTTCTATGCAGGACAAACCGTAGGGCAAGGTTTAGATAAGGAAGCTGCTTTGCAATTAATCACGGGAAACAATGCTAAAATATTAGGTATTGATGCTGATTATGGAACTTTAGAAGTAGGTAAAAGCGCTACTCTTTTTATCTCGGAAGGAGATGCCTTAGATACGCGAAGCAATCAATTAAGTCACGCCTATATTGATGGACGTGATTTATCTTTAGAAACGCACCAAACAGAATTATGGAAACGTTACATGGGCAAGTACGAAGGAAAAAAATAA